In Phragmites australis chromosome 24, lpPhrAust1.1, whole genome shotgun sequence, the following are encoded in one genomic region:
- the LOC133907360 gene encoding probable 2-oxoglutarate-dependent dioxygenase SLC1 — MDSRSERESCCLKGVRHLSDSGVTRLPDRYVLPASDRPGAGGGLCSRAKLPVVNLARLRDPSERAAVLETLDAACRDYGFFQVVDHGVEREVIGGMLDVARRFFELPLAERERYMSSDVWATVRYGTSFNQAKDTVLCWRDFLKLLSCQPLCAVVSSWPDTPNDLREVASRFAMASHGLFMELMEAALEALGIPGRGVLGELVVGHSQIMMNCYPACPQPELTLGLPPHSDYGLLTLLLQDHEGLQVMHDGRWLTVDPVPGSFIVNVGDHFEIYSNGRYKSVLHRVRVNSTRARFSVASFHCLPAERMIGPAAELVDEDNPRQYMDTSLATFFAYLASGEGDHFLQSRKLAE, encoded by the exons ATGGACAGCCGGAGCGAGCGTGAGTCGTGCTGCCTGAAAGGCGTGAGGCACCTCTCCGACAGCGGCGTTACCAGGCTTCCAGACCGGTACGTCCTGCCGGCCTCCGACcgccccggcgccggcggcggactCTGCAGCAGGGCGAAGCTCCCCGTCGTGAACCTCGCGCGCCTCCGTGACCCCTCCGAGCGCGCCGCCGTGCTGGAGACGCTCGACGCCGCGTGCCGCGACTACGGATTCTTTCAG GTAGTGGACCATGGGGTGGAGCGCGAGGTGATCGGCGGGATGCTGGACGTGGCGCGGCGGTTCTTCGAGCTGCCGTTGGCGGAGCGGGAGCGGTACATGTCGTCAGACGTGTGGGCGACGGTGAGGTACGGCACCAGCTTCAACCAGGCCAAGGACACCGTGCTCTGCTGGCGCGACTTCCTCAAGCTCCTCAGCTGCCAGCCGCTCTGCGCCGTCGTCTCCTCATGGCCCGACACCCCCAACGACCTCAG GGAAGTGGCGTCCAGGTTCGCCATGGCGAGCCATGGGTTGTTCATGGAGCTCATGGAGGCGGCGCTGGAGGCCCTGGGCATCCCCGGCCGCGGCGTGCTCGGGGAGCTGGTGGTGGGGCACTCGCAGATCATGATGAACTgctacccggcgtgcccgcAGCCGGAACTCACGCTGGGGCTACCGCCGCACTCGGATTACGGCCTCCTTACGCTGCTGCTGCAGGACCACGAGGGCCTCCAGGTCATGCACGACGGTCGCTGGCTCACCGTCGACCCTGTCCCGGGATCCTTCATCGTCAACGTCGGTGACCACTTCGAG ATCTACAGCAACGGACGGTACAAGAGCGTTCTGCACCGGGTGCGGGTGAACTCGACGCGGGCTCGCTTCTCGGTGGCGTCGTTCCACTGCCTGCCGGCGGAGCGGATGATCGGGCCGGCGGCGGAGCTGGTAGATGAGGACAACCCGCGGCAGTACATGGACACCTCCTTGGCCACCTTTTTCGCCTACCTCGCCTCCGGCGAGGGCGATCATTTCCTCCAGTCAAGGAAGCTAGCTGAATGA